GCTCCACTCGCTGGGCCACTCGGTGCCCGACCCCGCCGAGGGCGGGGGAGAGCTGGACCGGGCCCGGCTGCGGGAGGTGCTGGAGCAGGCGGGCAGCCCACTGTCCGGCCTCGACGAGGACCGGCTCGCGGCGCTGGTCGCGGTCTTCGCCAACAACGCCGAGCTCGTGCACACCGGGGTCTCCGGTGTCTACGACGGCGACCTGATCCACGTCACCGCCACGCTCGGCAAGCCCGCCGACGCGCCCACCGCCGAGGACTGGCGCCCGTACGTCACCGGGGCCGTCCACCGCCACGATCTCGCCTGCCACCACGGCGCCCTGACGCAGCCGGAACCGATCGCCGCCGTCAGCGCCGTCCTGGCCGGGCAGGCCCCGACCCCGAGGAGGACCACCGCATGAACGTCGAACAGGCCCGCGAGTTCTACGAGTTGATCGACACCGACGACATCGACGGCCTGATCGGGCGGTTCGCCCCCGAGGCCGCCTACCACCGGCCGGGCTACGACCCGCTGGTCGGCCGGGAGCGGCTGCGCCGCTTCTACGCCGAGGAGCGGGTGATCAAGGAGGGCCGGCACACCCTGGAGCGGGTGGTCGAGGCCGACGGACTGACCGCCGTGCACGGCAGCTTCCGCGGCACCCTGCACGACGGCCGCCGGGCGGCTCACCGCTTCGCCGAGTTCTTCGAGTCGACGCCGGAAGGACTGATCGCCCGCCGCGACACCTTCTTCTTCACCTCGCTGGTCTGAGCACATCCGGCGGGTGCGCCGGGAACCGCCCGGCACACCCGCCCCCACCCACCGGAAACCCGCCTACCGGAAACCCACCGAAGGAGCACCCGTGACCTCCGCTGCGCAGCGCAAGCCCATCGCGATCGACCCCGCCCGCGTCATCACCGACCCCGGCTACGGCGAGGCCTTCACCGACCACCTCTTCAGCATCGACTGGTCGCCCGAACTGGGCTGGCACAATGCCGAGTTGAAGCCGCTCGACAACCTCTCCCTGCACCCCGCCACGCTCGGCCTGCACTACGGCCAGGTCATCTTCGAGGGCCTGAAGGCCCACCGCCGGGTGGACGGCACCGTCGCCGCCTTCCGCCCCGAGGACCACGCCCGCCGCTTCCAGCGTTCCGCCCGCCGGCTGGCCATGCCCGAACTGCCCGAGGAGGTCTTCACCGACGCCATCGAGCAGCTGATCGAGCGCGACGGCGGGATGCTCTCGGAGGACCCGACGCACTGCCTCTACCTGCGTCCGATCATGTTCGCCACCGACGTCACGCTGATGCTTCGGCCCTCGAACACCTACCGCTTCCTGCTGATGGCCTTCGTGGCCGCCGGGTTCTTCGGCGACGACATCGAGTCGGTGTCCGCGTGGGTCAGCCACGACTACGTCCGGGCGTTCCCCGGCGGCACCGGCAACGTCAAGGTGGCCGGCAACTACGCCGGCTCCTTCGCGGCCCAGCGCCAGGCCCAGGAGGCCGGCTGCCCGCAGGTGCTGTGGCTGGACGCGGTCGAGCGCCGGTGGATCGAGGAGATGGGCGGCATGAACGTCTTCTTCGTCCGCGGCGAGGGTCCGTCCGCCGAGGTGGTCACCCCGCTGCTCACCGGCACCCTGCTGCCGGGCGTCACCCGGGACACCGTCCTCGCCCTGGCCGAGCGCCTGGGCCACACCCCGCGCGAGGAGCGGATCTCGCTGGCGCAGTGGAAGGACGAGGTCGAACGGGGCGTCATCACCGAGGTGTTCGCCTGCGGCACGGCCGCGGTGGTCACCCCGGTCAAGTCGTTCCACGACGGCGGCGAGGAGTGGGTGGTCGGCGACGGCACGCCCGGCCCGGTCACCCGCGCCCTGCACGGCGCCCTGGTGGACCTGCACCACGGCCTGAGCGAGCAGCCGCCGGCCTGGGACGCCCACCGCTGACCGGCCGCGGGCCCGCCCGCCGACCGCCAGCCGGTCGCCCGGGCGGGCCCGCCGCCCCGCTCGTCCCCGCCCGCGCCCGCACCGCCCGTACGCGTTGCCGCTGCCCCGCCCCGCCGCTGCACCGCCGCCGCCCCGCCCGTCCCCGCCGCACCGACCGGAGACCAGGACACACCATGCAGACCACGAAGACCGCGAAGACCACCCCCGCCCCCACGCTGATGGACGGCTTCCGTCCCGAGTGGACCCAGGACCCGTACGGCCTCTACCGGATCCTCCGCGAGCGCGGCCCGGTCTACTGGGACGACATGATGCGCGCCTGGGTGGTGCTCGACCACGCCGACATCAGCAAGCTGGGCCGCGACGAGCGGCTGTCCGGCGCCCGCGTGGGCGACTTCCACGCCTCGCTGCCGCCCGCCGCCCAAGCCGAGATGGAGCCGCTGGCGCACACCCTCTCGGACATGATGCTGTTCAACGAGCCGCCCAGGCACACCCGGCTGCGCGGCCTGATCAAGCCCGGGCTCACCCCGCGCTTCATCCGCTCCATGCGGCCCGTCATCCAGGACCTCGCCGACTCCCTGCTCGACCGCGTGATGGAGCAGGGCCGCTTCGACGTCGTCGCCGACTACTCCGAGCCGCTGGCCCGCGGCATGATCGCCTCGCTGGCCGGCGTCCCGGACGACGCGGCGCACCTGCTGGAGGACTGGCAGAGCCTGCTGCACGAGCTGTTCAGCCAGTCCACCCGCGAGTTCGGCCGGCTGGAGGGCCTGCGCACCGCCTTCGACCTGGTCGCCGAGCGCCGCCGGGCCGGCGTCGCCACCGACCGCTTCAGCGAGATGATCGCCGGTCAGATCGCCAAGGAGGACTTCACCGACGACGAGGTGTACGCCAACTTCCTGCTCCTGATCGACGCCGGACAGGCCACCACCACCCACCTGATCGCCAACGCCGTCCTCGCCCTGATCCGCAACCCCGACCAGGCGGAGCGGCTGCGCCGCGACCCGGAGCTGTCCGCCAACGCCGCGCACGAGTTCCTGCGCTACGACAGCTCGGTGCAGTTCACCACCCGGATCGCCACCGAGCCGATCGAGGTGGGCGGCGTGCGGATCGAGGAGAACCAGTCGGTCATCCTGGTCCTGGGCGCCGGCAACCGCGACCCGCTGCGCTACGAGGACCCGGACACCCTGGACGTCGGCCGCCGGGCCAACGACCAGCTCTCCTTCGGGCACGGCATCCACTACTGCCTGGGTGCGGCGCTTTCCCTCGCCGAGATCGACATCGCGATCTCCACGCTGCTGCGCCGCACCGAGGACCTGCGGCTGGTGAACCCCGAGGTGGACTGGCTCGACAGCATCAACTTCCGCTTCCTGCGCAACCTCCCGGTGGAGTTCCGGCAAAGCGGGGCCGGGGCCGGGGCCTGACGGAGTGCCTGGTCGGGATGCCCGCGGGCGGCCGCTATCCGCGCCCCCGCGGGCGGCGGTTATCGGGCGGATATCGGCGACTGCGACGCTCGTCACACCGCAGCACACCGGACCACACCGACCCAGGAGAATGACATGAAGAGCGTCCGCAACCGCATCGCCGTCCGCCTGAGCGTCGTCGCGCTGACCGTGCTCGGCGGTGCGGCGGCCGTCGCGGCGGTGTCGGACCCCGGCGCGGCAGCCCCCGCCGGGGTGACGGTCTCGGTCGCCGACGGCGCCTCCGGCGGCGGCACCCCGGCGCCGACCACCACCCCGCCGGGCACCCCCGGCGACGTCTGGAACAACACCTCCTCCGTCACCCCGCCGAAGGTCATCTCCTGACCCCGCCCTTCTGACCCAGCCCGGCACCCCGCCCGGCTACCCGGCCGCCGACTCCGCGGCCCCCGCCGCGTCCAGGTCGGCCAGCAGGGCGCGGACCAGCTCGCCGTCGGGCAGCTCCAGCCGGTCGAACAGCGCCTCGGCCTCGGTCAGGTGCTCCCGCGCCTCCGCGATCCGGCCGCGGTCGGCCAGCGCCCGCGCCAGCACCACCAGCGCGTGCGCCCGGTCCCGGTCGGCGGTCAGCGCCTCGCACTCCGCCACCGCCTGCCGCGCCCCCGTCACCGCCTCGGCGCCGCGGCCCAGCCGGCGCAGGGTGTCCGCCAGCCGGTAGCGGGCCTGGGCCTCGCGCAGCGCGAGGCCCGCGGAGCGGCAGAGCTCCAGGCACTCCCGGAAAGTGGCCGCCGCCTCCTGGTAGGACTCGCACTGGTGGGCGGCGAGGCCCAGCACGAACAGCGCGTACGAGACCCCCGGCAGGTCCTCCTCGGCGCGCAGGGCGGGCAGCAGCTCCCGGCAGACCCGCGCCCCCTCGGCGGGCGCGCCGCCGCGCACCCGGGCCATCGCCGCGTTGAGCAGGGTGACGGTCCGCCCGGTGTGGTGGCCCAGCGCGACGGCCAGTTCGTGGGCCTCCTCGCACAGCCGTACCGCCTCCTCGAAGCGGTGCTGGAACTGGGCGAGGAGGCCGAGGTCGTTGAGCACCTGCTGGAGGATCACCCGGTCGCCGACCTCCCGGCAGGCCTCGGCCGCCCGGCGGCAGTGCTCGGTGGCCTCGCCCAGCCGGGTCGCCTGGACGGCGAGGTTGCCCCGGATGAACTCGGCCCGGCCCAGCGAGTGCCGGTCGGCCCGCCCGGTGGCGGCGGCGGAGACCGCCGCGGCGGCCACCGCCAGCCGCTCGTAGCGCGGGTCGGCGTCGAAGGGGCAGAGCGCGATCAGCAGGTCGGCGGCGGTCCGCAGGTCCTGCGCCGAGCCGTCGGGCGCCGTCGCGGCCTGCATCGCGGCGATCGCCGTGTCGAACTCCTCGCCCACCCAGCGGGCGGCCGCGCGCGGGGTGTCGAAGCGCAGCCCGGCCAGCGCCGGGGTGCGCAGCGCGGAGCCGATCGGGTCGCCGGGGACGACCTGCTGGAAGGCGGCGGTCGCGGTGGCGAGCAGGAAGTCCAGCTGCCGGCTGAGCGCCGTCGCGGAGTCCACCGCGTCGTCCGGCTCGGTGAGTTGGGATGCGAACACCCGCAGCAGCTCGTGGTAGCGGTAGCGGCCGGCGTGGGTCTCGCTGACCATGCCGGCGTCGACCAGGGCCTCCAGCAGGTCCTCGGCCCGGCGCTGCTCCACGCCCAGGACGACGGCCGCGACCGGCACCCCGATGTCCGGCCGGCTCACTGCGGCGACCACCCGGAACGCGGTCGCCTGCTCCGGGGTCAGCTGCCGGTAGCCCCATTCGAAGGCGCTGGCCACCGCGAGGTCGCCGATCTGCAGTTCGGACATCCGGTGCTGTTCGGCGGCCAGCCGGTCGGCGAGCCGGGCCACCGACCAGGACGGGCGGGAGGCGAGCCGGGAGGCGACGATCCGGATGGCCAGCGGGAGGCGGCCGCAGTAGCGGATCAGTTCGCCGGCGGCCGCCGGGTCGGCGTCGATCCGGTCGTCGCCGGCGGCCTGCGCCAGCATGCCGGTGGCCTCGTCCACGCTGAACACGTCGAGGTCGACCTGGACGGCGGTGGCGAGCCCGAAGAGTCTGGTCCGGCTGGTGACCAGGACGGCGCAGCGGGCCGAGCCGGGCAGCAGGGGTCTGACCTGGGCCGCGTCCCGGGCGTTGTCCAGCAGGATCAGCACCCGCCGCCCGTCGAGCAGGGAGCGGAACAGCCGGGAGCGGTCCTCCAGGGTCTCGGGCACGGCGCCGGGGGCGACGCCCAGGGCGGTGAGGAAGCTGACCAGGAGCACGCCGGGCTGGGCCGGTTTGGGCTGGTCGCCGCGCAGGTCGGCGTAGAGCTGGCCGTCCGGGAACCCGGCGCGCAACCGGTGCGCGACGCGCAGGGCGACGGTGGTCTTGCCGACCCCGCCCATGCCGGAGATCGCCGCGATCGGCAGCACGGTGTGGCCGGCGGTGTCCTGGACGGCCTTGCCGAGCGCCGTGTGCAGCGCCGCCAGTTCGTCCTCGCGGCCGGTGAAGTCGGCGATATCGGCGGGCAGTTGGGCCGGGACCGGGACGGCCGGGGCGGTTCCGGTGGCAGTCCGGGCGGTGACCGAGGGCTCCGGTTCGGGCGGGGCGGCGGGCAGCAGCGAGGGGTCGTTGCGCAGGATCCGCTGGTGCATCGCCCGCAGCTCCGGGCCCGGGTCGATGCCGAGTTCGGCCGCAAGCAGCCGGCGGACCCGTTCGAACACGGCCAGCGCGTCGGCCTGCCGTCCGCTCTGGTAGAGCCCGCGCATCAGCAGCACGTACGGGCGTTCGCGCAGCGGGTGGTCGGCGTTCAGCTCGCGCAGCACCGGGACGGCGCGGCCCGGCACGCCCAGCTCCAGGTCCAGGCCGCACTTCTCCTCCAGCAGGCTGATCCGCAGGTCCTCCAGGCGAGCGCGGTGCTGCTCGGCGAGCGGGCCGGGGATGCCGGCCAGCGGTTCGCCGTACCAGAGGTCCAGGGCCTCGTCGAGCAGCTGCCGGGCCCGCGGGTGGTCCTCGGCCTTCCTGGTCGCGGCGAGCGCGGCGGCGGCCAGCGACTCGACCCGGACGGCGTCCACGTTCTCGGCGGGCAGCACCGTCCGGTAGCCGTCGCCCACCGAGGTGAGGACGACCGGTGCGCTGCGGTCGCGTTCGAGCGCCTTGCGCCAGCGCCAGGCGTAGGTGCGCAGCATGGCCGAGGCGCTGGCGGGTGCGGTGGGCCCCCAGACGGCCTCGATCAGCTCGCCCGCGCTGGCGGCGCGGCCGTCGCGCAGCAGCAGAGCGGCCATCATGGCCTGTTGCAGCGGCGAGCCGACGACCAGGCCCTCCTCGTCCCGGTGCGCCGCCATCGGTCCGAGCAGGCGGAAGCGGATGGGCTGGATCATGAGTGACAGTCCCCCCTAGAACTGATTCCCCTGAGCGGCGCGCAACCCCCGGTCGTCCTGACCTGCGCGGTTCCTCCGGTGCGGCAGCTGCTGCTGCGCACGAGGAAGATAGTCGCCGCAAGAAGCCACGGACCGGAAGAGGTGCGGGTTCAGCTGTTCCGTGTCGCCCGCCCGGGGCGGGGCGGGGGAGGGGGATCCGGAGGCCGGTCAGGCCCCCGGCGGGTCCTCGCGGGTGGGATCCGCGTCGTCCTCGGCGAGGGCCGTCGCGCGGACCCCGTGGACGTAGCGCTCCACCAGGTGGCGCAGGACGGAGACCGTGGCGGCGACGTCCGACTCCGGGATGCCGTCCAGGGCGGCGGTGAGGCCGGTGATGTTGGCCTGTTTCAGGCGTCCGAGCAGCGCGCGCCCCTCGGCGGTCAGCTCGACCTGGCGGGCTCGCCGGTCCGCGGCGTCCGGGGTGCGCTCCACCAGCTGCTGGCTCTGCAGCCGGTCGATCTGCCGGGTGACGTGCGAGGACTTGACCAGCAGCCGGGCGGCCAGGTCGCCGACCCGGCTGGCGCCCTGCGTCTCGGCGAGTGCGCGCAGCAGGTAGACGTCCGAGCGGGCCGCCGTGATGCCGGCCCGGGCGGTCTGCCGTTCGTGCTCCTGGGAGCGGGTGAGCAGGTAGGCCAGCGAGGCCAGCACGGCCTCCAGGTCGGAGGTGGCGGTCCGATGATCGGTGGCGTCCGGCATGGGGGAACTGTAGCGATCCGGTGCGGGGTGCGGCTGCGGTGCCGACCGGTGACTGCTTTTCGGACAGATTCGGCCGTCACCCGGCAGGCCCTTTCGGCGCCACGGACCGCGAGTTAGCGTGACGGTGAGTTAGTTGCTTAGGGCATGTAAATGGTTCGGAACCGCTCCGCGAAGGGAGCCCCTGATGGCCACTGCCGCTCACACCCCCCGCTCCGCCCACCCCGTCCACCCCGCCGCCCGCGGCGGCTGCCCCTTCGACCCGCCGCCCGCCTACCGCCAGGCCCAGCAGGACGAGCCGGTCAGCCGGGTGACCCTGTGGGACGGCACCCCCACCTGGCTGGTCACCCGCCACGAGGAGGTCAAGGCGGTGCTCGGCGACGCCCGCTTCAGCTCGGACTCCACCCGCGCCGGCTTCCCGTTCGTCAGCGCCGGCACCCGGCAGCTGAGCACCGGTCAGCCCACCTTCATCCGGATGGACGACCCGGAACACGCCCGGCTGCGCCGGATGCTCACCGGCGAGTTCATGATCAAGAAGGTCGAGGCGCTGCGCCCCGAGATCCAACGCATCGCCGACGACCTGCTGGACCGGATGACCGCCGGACGCACCTCCGGCGACCTGCTCCGCGAGTTCGCGCTCCCGCTGCCCTCCCTCGTCATCTGCCTGCTGCTCGGAGTCCCGTACCAGGACCACGACTTCTTCCAGGAGTGCAGCCGCGTCCTGCTCCGCCGCGACTCCTCGGCCGAGGAGGTCGAAGCCGCCCAGCGGAGACTGGCCGACTACCTGGTCGGGCTCACCGACTCCAAGCGGACCGACCCCGACGACGGCATCCTCAGCCGCCTGGTCGCCCGCGGCGAACTGGACAGCCGGGAGATCGGCGCGATGGGCCGCCTGCTGCTCGTCGCCGGACACGAGACCACGGCCAACATGACCGCGCTGTCCGTCCTCGCCCTGCTGCGCAACCCCGACCAGCTCGCCCACCTGCGCGCGCACCCCGAGTCCGTGGCCGGCGCGGTCGAGGAACTGCTGCGCTACCTGACCATCGTGCACTCCGGACTGACCCGGGTCGCCACCGAGGACGTCACCGTGGCCGGGGTGCGGATCGGCGCCGGGGAGGGCGTGATCTGCATGGTCAACACCGCCAACCGGGACGAGCAGGAGTTCCCCGACGGCGACGCCCTCGACCTGACCCGCGACGCCCGCCGTCACCTGGCCTTCGGCTTCGGCGTCCACCAGTGCCTGGGCCAGCCGCTCGCCCGCCTGGAACTGCAGATCGCCCTGAACACCGTCCTGCGGCGGCTGCCCGAACTGCGCCTGGCCGTCCCGTTCGAGTCCATCCGCTACCGCGGCGAGATGCTCGTCTACGGCGTCCACGAGCTGCCCGTCGCCTGGTGACCACCGGCACCCAGGACCCACCCGGGCCCACCCGGGCCCATCCGGCCATCGCTCCGAAGGGAACCGCCCCCATGCTCGTCCACATCGACCAGGAGAAGTGCTGCGGCGCCGGCAGCTGCGTGCTCGCCGCCCCCGAGGTCTTCGACCAGCGGGACGAGGACGGCATCGTCGTCCTCCTCGACGCCGAACCCCCGGCCGACATCCACCAGGCCGTCCGGGACGCCGCCGCGGTCTGCCCCGCCGCCGCGATCCGGCTGGAGGAGGCGTGAGCGCACTGAGCGCGGTCGCCGTCGTCGGCGCCGGCGCAGCGGGACTGCACACCGCCGAAGCGCTGCGCCGGGCCGGCTACGACGGCCGCCTCACCCTGATCGGGGCCGAGGCCGAGCCGCCGTACGACCGACCGCCGCTCTCCAAACACCTGCTCGGCGGGCAGTGGACGCCCGAGCGGCTGACCCTGCGGGCCCCGCAGGCGCTGGACGACCTCGACCTGGACCTGCGCCTGGGGGTCCGGGCCGAACGCCTCGACCGGCGGGAGCGGACGGTGCAGCTGTCCGACGGCGGGCGGGTGCGGTGCGAGGCCGTCGTCCTCGCCACCGGCGTCCGACCCCGCCGGCTGCCCGGCGCCGAGCAGCCGACAGCCGGCGCCCACGTGCTGCGCACCCTCGCCGACGCCCTCGCCCTGCGCGCCGAACTCCACGCAGGTGCAAGGCTGTTGGTGGTCGGCGGCGGCCTGCTCGGCGCCGAGGCGGCGGCCACCGCCGTCGAGCTCGGTGCCGAGGTGACCTGGCTGGTGTCCACCGCCGCACCCCTGGCCGGCGTCCTCGGCGCCGAGACGGCCGCGCTGCTGACCGGCCTGCACCGCGAGCACGGGGTGCGGATCCGGCAGGGCACGGCCACGGAGCTCGTCCGGCACCGCGGCCGGGCCGCCGGCGTACGGCTCACGGACGGCACCGAACTCACCGCCGACGTCGTCCTGATGGCCATCGGATCCGTGCCGGACACCGCATGGCTGGCCGACAGCGGCGTCCGGCTCGACGACGGCGTGGTCTGCGACGTCCACTGCGCCGCCGGCCCCGGCGTCTGGGCCGCCGGCGACGCCGCCGCCTGGCCCGACCCCCGCACCGGGCGCCTGCGCCGCCTCGAACAGCGCACCAACGCCACCGAACAGGCGCAGTGCGTCGCCCGCAACCTGCTGGCCGGCCAGGACGGCGCCCGCCAGCCCTACGAACCGGTCCCGTACCTGTGGACCGACCAGTACGGGCTGCGCATCCAGGCCTTCGGCAGCCCGGGCGACGCCGACCGCTTCGAGCCCGTCGACGGCAGCCTCGCGGAGCGCCGCTACGCCGCCGCCTGCGTACGCGACGGGCACGTCCACGGCGCGGTGGGCATCGCCTCCGCCCGGGCACTGCGGCAGCTGCGCGCCCAGGTCGCGGTGCACGCACCGTGGCACGGCGCCCCGGCCTGAGCCGCGCCCGGCCCGAGGCGGAGTCCGGCCCGGTGCGGCGCGCTCACCCGAGTCGGCCAACCGGGTTCGCGGGTCCCCGGGCGCGGTGGGAGCGTCGTCGGTGGGTCGGCCGACCGTCGGCCCGATCCCCGGAAGAAGAGGACAAGAGCATGTCCAAGCAAGGCCTGAAGGTCTCCGTGCAGGGCGACCTGCCGCCGAAGACGATGGAGCGGATCGCGGACGCCGTGCGGCGCACGGTGCTCGACGAGGTCGCCGAGCTCGACCTCGCGCCCCCGCTGCGCGAGGTGGCTCCCAACGAGGTGGCCCCCAAGCCGGGCCCGCTGGGCGGCCCGTTCCTGGGAATCATCTTCGAGCCGGAGAGGTAGTGGCCGGGGGAGTGCCCGGGGCGGAGGCCGTCGGCGCGGACACCGGCCGTGCGGACACCGGCCGTGCGCAGGACAGGGGCGGCACGACCTGCCCCAGCAGCTCCTGCACCCCCGGCCACCTGCTGCTCGGCATCGTCCGGCCGGACGGCAGCGTCGCCGCGCTGCACCCGCCGCTGCCGGTGACCGCCGGGTTCGCCGAGCGCGCGGCCGCCCCCGGGCTGCGCCCGCCCGAGGCCCGGTTCCGCTTCGCCGGCCCGTGCGTCGAGTCGGCGTGCCGGCAGTGGGCGCAGGGCCGGTGCTCGCTCGGCGACGCGGTGTCGGAGCTGGGCCGGGCCGAGCGCGCCGAGGACGGCGCGCTCGCACCGCCGCCCTGCGCCGTCCGGCCGACCTGCCGCTGGTGGGCCCAGGGCGGCGCCGACGCCTGCCGGATCTGCCCGAGCATCGTGCACACCACGAAGACCGTGCACACCACGTAGGCGGCGCCCGCCCGTTGTCGGTTCTTCACTCAGGACTGAAGAACCGACATTCCCCCGCAGTGCGAGGAGAGGATCACTGCCGTGAGCGCGTTCACCATGGAGGACCCCGAGCGGATCATGCGCGACTGATCGACCAGCGGCTCTGCGTCCGCTCCTGACCCGGCCTCCGGCGCTCCGACACCGTCCGCCCCCTATCCTCACCAAGGGAGTCCCCGTGCCGTTGGCCGTCGGACCGGTCGCGCCGCTCGCCGCCCATGACCTGATGGTCTTCCTCCTCCAAGTGGGCCTGCTGCTCGGGCTCGCCGTCCTGCTCGGACGCCTGTTCACCCGGCTCGGGCTGTCCGCCGTCGTCGGCGAGCTGTTCGTCGGCGTGCTGCTCGGACCGTCGCTGCTCGGACACCTCGCCCCCGGCCTCTCCGAGTGGCTGCTGCCGCACGACCCCGCCCGCTTCCACCTGCTGGACGCCTTCGGACAGATCGGCGTCATCCTGATGGTCGGCGTGACCGGCCTGCAGATGGACCTCGGGCTGGTCCGCAAGCGCGGCGCCACCGCCGTACGGGTGAGCGTCCCCGGGATCGTCGTCCCGCTCGCCCTGGGCATCGGGCTGGCCTTCATGCTGCCCGACTCGCTGCTCGGCAGGGTCTCCGACCGCAGCACCTTCGCCCTGTTCGTCGGCGTCGCGATGGGCGTCAGCGCCATCCCGGTGATCGCCAAGACCCTGATCGAACTGGGCCTGCTGCACCGCAACATCGGCCAGCTGACCCTCTGCGCCGTCACCGTCGACGACATCGTCGGCTGGCTGCTGCTCTCGGTCGTCTCGGCGATGGCCACCGTCGGCGTCTCCGGCGGCCAGATCCTGCACTCGATCGCCAACCTGGTGGTCGTCGTGGTGCTCGCCCTGGTGCTGCGCCGCATCGCCAAGGCGGCCGGGCCCCGGCTCGCCAACGGCGCGGCCGGCCCGTCCGTCCTCGCCCTCCTGGTCGCCGCGCTGCTGCTGGCCGCCGCCGGCACCCAGGCGCTCGGCCTGGAGGCGGTCTTCGGCGCCTTCCTGTGCGGTCTCGCCCTGACCGGCACCCCGCTGGCCGACCCGAACCGGCTCGCCCCGGTGCGCACCGTCGTGGTCTCGA
The genomic region above belongs to Streptomyces sp. 1331.2 and contains:
- a CDS encoding nuclear transport factor 2 family protein, with amino-acid sequence MNVEQAREFYELIDTDDIDGLIGRFAPEAAYHRPGYDPLVGRERLRRFYAEERVIKEGRHTLERVVEADGLTAVHGSFRGTLHDGRRAAHRFAEFFESTPEGLIARRDTFFFTSLV
- a CDS encoding cytochrome P450 — encoded protein: MQTTKTAKTTPAPTLMDGFRPEWTQDPYGLYRILRERGPVYWDDMMRAWVVLDHADISKLGRDERLSGARVGDFHASLPPAAQAEMEPLAHTLSDMMLFNEPPRHTRLRGLIKPGLTPRFIRSMRPVIQDLADSLLDRVMEQGRFDVVADYSEPLARGMIASLAGVPDDAAHLLEDWQSLLHELFSQSTREFGRLEGLRTAFDLVAERRRAGVATDRFSEMIAGQIAKEDFTDDEVYANFLLLIDAGQATTTHLIANAVLALIRNPDQAERLRRDPELSANAAHEFLRYDSSVQFTTRIATEPIEVGGVRIEENQSVILVLGAGNRDPLRYEDPDTLDVGRRANDQLSFGHGIHYCLGAALSLAEIDIAISTLLRRTEDLRLVNPEVDWLDSINFRFLRNLPVEFRQSGAGAGA
- a CDS encoding branched-chain amino acid aminotransferase, encoding MTSAAQRKPIAIDPARVITDPGYGEAFTDHLFSIDWSPELGWHNAELKPLDNLSLHPATLGLHYGQVIFEGLKAHRRVDGTVAAFRPEDHARRFQRSARRLAMPELPEEVFTDAIEQLIERDGGMLSEDPTHCLYLRPIMFATDVTLMLRPSNTYRFLLMAFVAAGFFGDDIESVSAWVSHDYVRAFPGGTGNVKVAGNYAGSFAAQRQAQEAGCPQVLWLDAVERRWIEEMGGMNVFFVRGEGPSAEVVTPLLTGTLLPGVTRDTVLALAERLGHTPREERISLAQWKDEVERGVITEVFACGTAAVVTPVKSFHDGGEEWVVGDGTPGPVTRALHGALVDLHHGLSEQPPAWDAHR
- a CDS encoding NAD(P)/FAD-dependent oxidoreductase; protein product: MSALSAVAVVGAGAAGLHTAEALRRAGYDGRLTLIGAEAEPPYDRPPLSKHLLGGQWTPERLTLRAPQALDDLDLDLRLGVRAERLDRRERTVQLSDGGRVRCEAVVLATGVRPRRLPGAEQPTAGAHVLRTLADALALRAELHAGARLLVVGGGLLGAEAAATAVELGAEVTWLVSTAAPLAGVLGAETAALLTGLHREHGVRIRQGTATELVRHRGRAAGVRLTDGTELTADVVLMAIGSVPDTAWLADSGVRLDDGVVCDVHCAAGPGVWAAGDAAAWPDPRTGRLRRLEQRTNATEQAQCVARNLLAGQDGARQPYEPVPYLWTDQYGLRIQAFGSPGDADRFEPVDGSLAERRYAAACVRDGHVHGAVGIASARALRQLRAQVAVHAPWHGAPA
- a CDS encoding MarR family winged helix-turn-helix transcriptional regulator; translated protein: MPDATDHRTATSDLEAVLASLAYLLTRSQEHERQTARAGITAARSDVYLLRALAETQGASRVGDLAARLLVKSSHVTRQIDRLQSQQLVERTPDAADRRARQVELTAEGRALLGRLKQANITGLTAALDGIPESDVAATVSVLRHLVERYVHGVRATALAEDDADPTREDPPGA
- a CDS encoding ferredoxin, yielding MLVHIDQEKCCGAGSCVLAAPEVFDQRDEDGIVVLLDAEPPADIHQAVRDAAAVCPAAAIRLEEA
- a CDS encoding cytochrome P450, with translation MATAAHTPRSAHPVHPAARGGCPFDPPPAYRQAQQDEPVSRVTLWDGTPTWLVTRHEEVKAVLGDARFSSDSTRAGFPFVSAGTRQLSTGQPTFIRMDDPEHARLRRMLTGEFMIKKVEALRPEIQRIADDLLDRMTAGRTSGDLLREFALPLPSLVICLLLGVPYQDHDFFQECSRVLLRRDSSAEEVEAAQRRLADYLVGLTDSKRTDPDDGILSRLVARGELDSREIGAMGRLLLVAGHETTANMTALSVLALLRNPDQLAHLRAHPESVAGAVEELLRYLTIVHSGLTRVATEDVTVAGVRIGAGEGVICMVNTANRDEQEFPDGDALDLTRDARRHLAFGFGVHQCLGQPLARLELQIALNTVLRRLPELRLAVPFESIRYRGEMLVYGVHELPVAW
- a CDS encoding AfsR/SARP family transcriptional regulator produces the protein MIQPIRFRLLGPMAAHRDEEGLVVGSPLQQAMMAALLLRDGRAASAGELIEAVWGPTAPASASAMLRTYAWRWRKALERDRSAPVVLTSVGDGYRTVLPAENVDAVRVESLAAAALAATRKAEDHPRARQLLDEALDLWYGEPLAGIPGPLAEQHRARLEDLRISLLEEKCGLDLELGVPGRAVPVLRELNADHPLRERPYVLLMRGLYQSGRQADALAVFERVRRLLAAELGIDPGPELRAMHQRILRNDPSLLPAAPPEPEPSVTARTATGTAPAVPVPAQLPADIADFTGREDELAALHTALGKAVQDTAGHTVLPIAAISGMGGVGKTTVALRVAHRLRAGFPDGQLYADLRGDQPKPAQPGVLLVSFLTALGVAPGAVPETLEDRSRLFRSLLDGRRVLILLDNARDAAQVRPLLPGSARCAVLVTSRTRLFGLATAVQVDLDVFSVDEATGMLAQAAGDDRIDADPAAAGELIRYCGRLPLAIRIVASRLASRPSWSVARLADRLAAEQHRMSELQIGDLAVASAFEWGYRQLTPEQATAFRVVAAVSRPDIGVPVAAVVLGVEQRRAEDLLEALVDAGMVSETHAGRYRYHELLRVFASQLTEPDDAVDSATALSRQLDFLLATATAAFQQVVPGDPIGSALRTPALAGLRFDTPRAAARWVGEEFDTAIAAMQAATAPDGSAQDLRTAADLLIALCPFDADPRYERLAVAAAAVSAAATGRADRHSLGRAEFIRGNLAVQATRLGEATEHCRRAAEACREVGDRVILQQVLNDLGLLAQFQHRFEEAVRLCEEAHELAVALGHHTGRTVTLLNAAMARVRGGAPAEGARVCRELLPALRAEEDLPGVSYALFVLGLAAHQCESYQEAAATFRECLELCRSAGLALREAQARYRLADTLRRLGRGAEAVTGARQAVAECEALTADRDRAHALVVLARALADRGRIAEAREHLTEAEALFDRLELPDGELVRALLADLDAAGAAESAAG